Proteins from one Fragaria vesca subsp. vesca linkage group LG6, FraVesHawaii_1.0, whole genome shotgun sequence genomic window:
- the LOC101299798 gene encoding F-box/kelch-repeat protein At3g06240-like — translation MARARALISGSLFAKKHLSHAAVTSRLQIIEYGSGEYEPETRVANNRELDLKVASRQQLHVPRWCSADIHSVNLAQTDTIFIVGSCNGLICLGVSRGLFLLWNPCTRETKMLPQLDTSWKSMFYGFGYDSAGEDYKVVVGALYERNIAVLSLKTGSWRIVEGLDEPVSLQGNIGCFFKGALHWLGFKEDDGVDSVEIISFDLAEEEFLAVLPLPISFPKTWWNSINCMCLWPNWYWDRD, via the coding sequence ATGGCGCGCGCGCGCGCGTTAATCTCCGGTTCTCTTTTCGCTAAGAAGCATCTCAGCCACGCTGCCGTCACTAGTAGATTACAGATAATTGAGTATGGCAGCGGAGAGTATGAACCTGAAACGAGGGTTGCAAATAACAGAGAGCTTGATTTGAAGGTTGCAAGCAGACAGCAGCTTCATGTACCAAGATGGTGCTCTGCTGACATACATTCGGTTAACCTTGCTCAGACGGATACGATATTTATTGTGGGTTCTTGCAATGGGTTGATTTGTCTTGGAGTATCAAGGGGATTGTTTCTGTTATGGAACCCTTGCACTAGAGAAACGAAGATGTTACCCCAACTAGATACATCATGGAAATCGATGTTTTATGGCTTTGGTTATGATTCTGCCGGCGAAGATTACAAGGTCGTAGTGGGCGCTCTATATGAAAGAAATATTGCCGTTTTGAGTCTTAAAACGGGTTCATGGAGGATAGTTGAAGGTCTTGATGAGCCTGTTAGCTTGCAAGGGAATATTGGATGCTTTTTTAAAGGTGCTCTACATTGGTTAGGGTTTAAAGAAGACGATGGGGTGGATAGTGTGGAAATAATCTCTTTCGATTTAGCGGAGGAGGAATTTCTGGCGGTTCTGCCATTACCCATTAGTTTTCCGAAAACGTGGTGGAACAGCATTAATTGTATGTGCCTATGGCCGAACTGGTATTGGGATCGGGACTAG